From Herbaspirillum sp. WKF16:
CCACCAGCTGCGGCCGCGCCAGGCGGTCCGGCACCGCCACCGGCATGACTTCGATGAAGGTCTGCGGCCCTTGCGCGGCTTGCGCGCCGGCGCCGGCCGGCGGCGCCGCCAGCGTGTAGAACTGGGCCGGCGGCGAGCTGCCGCAGGCGGCCAGCAGCGCCGAGGCCAGCGCGGCGACGGCCAGTGATGTCAGACGTGTTCTTTTGTTGATAGGCATCATGGCTCCTGTTTGCCGCGGATCAGCGATTCCGGGTGCTGCTGCAGATAATCGGTCAGGACGCGGATCGAGGCCGCCGCGCGCGACAGCTCCTGCATGGTCTGGCGGATGTCCTGCTGCAGCGGGGCGTCGTCGGACAGCGTGCGCTCGGCGGCGTTCAAGGTCTTGCGCGCATCCTTCATGGCCGCGCTCATCTCCGGCGCGATGTCGTTGTTGATGCGCGCGGCGGTCTGCTCGGCCGTGCTGAGGGTCTGGTTGAGCTGCTTGACGGTGGTCTGCAGGTCGCGGCCGATCTCGTCGAACGGCACCTTGGACAGCTTGCCGGCGATCTCCGAGAGCTGGGTCTGAAGCTCATCCAGGCTGCCCGGGATGGTCGGCAGCTCCAGCGGCGTCTTGGCGACATCAATCTGCACCGGCTTGGCCTTGGGGAAGAAGTCGATCGCCACGTACAACTGGCCGGTCAGCAGGTTGCCGTTGCGCAGCTGGGCGCGCAGGCCCCGCTTGACCAGGAACTTCAGCCGCTCGGCATGCGAATAGCGCGGCGTCGCCACTTCCTGGCTGAAGCGCCGGCCCAGGCGATCCGGATAGATCTGCACCGTGACCGGCATGCGGAACTCGCCCTTGGCGCGGTCGTACTCGATGCCGATGGTCTTCACCTCGCCCAGCACCACGCCGCGGAAGTCGACCGTGGCGCCCGGCTGCAGGCCGCGCAATGACTGGTCGAAGTACAGCAGCACGGTCTGCGGCGCGCCGTCGGGGTCCTTCATGGCCGAGGTCTCGTCTTCGGCCAGCTGGTATTCGGTGCCTTCCTTGGCCGGCGCGCTCTTCTCGTCCTCATCGCGGTCGCGGAAAGCGATGCCGCCCAGCACCACGGTCGACAGCGCCTGCGTATGCAGCTTGAAGCCGCTGGCGTTGAGTTCCATGTCGAACCCGCTGGCGTGCCAGAAGCGCGAGTTCAGCGTGATGAACTTGTCGTAGGGCGCATTGACGAAGACGCGCAGCGTCACCCCGCGGCCATCGGCATCGAGGTCGTAGGCCATCACCTGGCCGACCTTGATGCGGCGGTAGAACACCGGGGTGCCGATGTCGAGCGAACCGAGGTCGTCGGTGTGCAGCACGAACTGGCGACCGGAAGCGTCGCGCGTGACGATGGGCGGCTGCTCCAGGCCGACGAAGTCTTTCTTGGTCTCGCCGGAGGCGCCGGCGTCCACGCCGATATAGGCGCCCGAGAGCAGCGTGCCCAGGCCGGAAATGCCGGAGGCGGCGATGCGCGGACGCACCACCCAGTAGCGCGTATCCTCGGCGTCGAAGCCCGAGGCTTCTTTCGTCAGCTGGATCGACACCAGCACGTGCGAGCGGTCTTCGGCCAGCTTGATGGATTGCACCTGGCCGATGTCCACATCCTTGTACTTGACCTTGGTCTTGCCCGCCTCCAGGCCCTCGGCCGAACGGAAGCTGACGGTGACGATGGGGCCGCGGTCGACCAGGATCTTGGCCACCAGCGTCAGGCCGACCACGGCCGCGATGATGGGAATGAGCCAGACCAGCGAAGGCAGCCAGTTGCGCCGGCGCTCGCGCCTGGGCTGCAGCAGCGCCGGTTTTTCGTCGTGCGGATCAGTCATTGGGTTCCTTCAGGTTTTTCATTGTCTTGCGCATCGGCCGGCGTCCCGGCGCGGTGCGTGCGGTCTTGGTCGTCCCAGATCAGGCGCGGATCGAAGGACAGCGAGGCCAGCATGGTCAGCACCACCACCGCGCCGAAGGCGGCGATGCCGATGCCGGCGTGGACGTCGGCGAAGCCGTGGATCTTCACCAGCCCGGTCAGCACCGAGACCACGAATACGTCCAGCATGGACCAGCGCCCGATCACCTCGATCACGCGGTACAGCTTGGCGCGCTGCGGCCGCTGCCAGCTGCTGCGCCGGCGCGCCGACAGCACCAGGACGGTCAGCGCGGCCAGCTTGAACAGCGGCACCAGGAAGCTCGCCACGAACACCACCAGCGCCAGCCCCCACTCGCCGGAAGTCCAGAAATAGATGACGCCGGAGAGGATGGTGTCGCGCTGCTCGTCGAACAGCGTGCGGGTGATCATCACCGGCATCAGGTTGGCCGGGATGTACATGATGCAGGCCGCGATCAGCAGCGCCCAGGTGCGGTTCAGGCTGTCGATCTTGCGCACGTGCAGCGGCGCGTCGCACACGCCGCAGCGCTCGTTGGGACGCGCATCCTCCCAGACGCTGCCGCAATGATGGCAGCCGATCACGTTCAGGTCGGCCGCATCCCGCACCTGCGCCTGCTCCGGCGCGGCCGCGCCGGCATGGCCGCGCAGGGCGTCCGTGTGCGCGTGGGCGCTCATGCCGAGTGCTCCCTGACTTCATCGCGCAGCGCCTGCTTCTGCTCGCAGATATGCCAGATGTAGCGCGGGTTGAACGAAACCACCACCGTCAGCAGCACGGTCAGCGCGCCGAACGACCAGAGCGCCGGACCGGGAATCACCTCGGCCATGTTGGACAGCTTGATCAGCGCCACCAGGATGCCCAGCATGAATACTTCGATCATGCCCCACGGCCGCGCCGCCTGCATCAGCCGCAGCAGCAGCACGAAGCCGGGCGGCCGCTCCAGCCGGGACGACGGCAGCAGCAGGTAGAACAGCACCAGCATCTGGATCAGCGGGAACAGCAAGGTGGTGGCCGTGACCAGCAGCGCCACCTCCGACATGCCGTCGCGCGCCAGCGCCATCACCGCACCGATCAGCGTGGTGTCGCTGGAGAGGCCCTGCAGTTCGATGGTGACGATGGGGAACACGTTGGCGATCACGAACAGCACCAGCGCGCCGACCGTCAGCGGCAGCAGGCGTTCCAGGCGGTTGCCGGTGTCGCGGTCGAGCTCGGCATTGCAGCGCTGGCAGCGCGCGATCTCACAGCGCCCCAGCCGGGGGCGGTGATATACGGCATCGCATTCTTCGCAAACGATGAGGTCCGGGCGTTTCTGCATGGATGAACGGTTCTGCTTTCCGGCTATTGTTATTGGCGCCGAAGCGGCCAGGCCGCGCGGGCGATATTGCAGCGCTTCATTTTGAGCGAAATCGGCGCATCGCGTTCAATGATTGCAAGGATTCCGGCCAATTGGCGCCAATGAAGGGCCGGGAATTAATGACTGAACGGTAAATTAGCTGACGATTCTAACAACAAACATATTGCAGGACGGAACGCATTTGCGCTTGTAAAGAAGATAGCGCTTGACAAGCCAAGCGGCAATCTTCTAAAGTCATCGAATGACTTCCGCAGCACAATTCTTCCTACTACTGAACAGCGCCGGCGCCCTGCTAGCGTTGCTACCAGTGTCGCTACTACCCGCCTCGCGTTAATCGACGTCGTGGCCGGTTTGCCGAAAGTCCGCTGAATCCACGCGCGCCGGCAAGCAAAAAAATATCCGCAGTCCCCTGGCAGTACCAATCCCGCAGCGACGCGCACATACGCCGTCGCAGCAAGAACAAGCGAAACCCGCGAAGCCATCATGCACTCCAAGCCGATGACAATCCGCAGACAGCACGCCCCGCGCGGCGCGCAGGGAGACCTCCCGCTTCTGGCTCTATGACGGGTTGCCTGGCCACGCGCACGTGGCAGCCAGGCAACCCTACCGGCCACATCTGACGTCCGTCGCTACCGAGAATTCACGAATCAAAGACCAAAGAGGTTCATCATGATGTTAAGCAACCCCGCCGCCAAGTACCGCGCCTTCCCCGCCATCGACCTGCCCGACCGCACCTGGCCGTCCAAGGTCATCGACACCCCGCCGATCTGGATGAGCACCGACCTGCGCGACGGCAACCAGGCGCTGATCGAGCCGATGAACGCCGAGCGCAAGCTGCGCTTCTTCGAATTGCTGCTCAAGACCGGCCTGAAGGAAATCGAAGTGGGCTTCCCCTCCGCCTCGCAGACCGACTTCGACTTCGTGCGCCAGCTGATCACCGAGAACCGCATTCCCGACGACGTCACCATCATCGCGCTGACGCAGTCGCGCGAAGAACTGATCCGGCGCACCGTGGAATCGCTGGAAGGCGCCAAGAACGCCATCGTCCACCTGTACAACTCGGTGGCGCCGGCCTTCCGCAAGATCGTCTTCAACATGTCGCGGGACGAAATCAAGAACATCGCCGTCACCGGCGCCAAGCTGGTCAAGGAACTGACTGAGGCGCGCCCGCAAACCCAGTGGCGCTTCGAGTACACGCCGGAATCCTTCAGCACCACCGAGCTGGACTTCTCCAAGGACATCTGCGACGCCGTCTGCGACGTCTGGGGCCCGACGCCCGAGAACAAGATCATCCTGAACCTGCCCTCCACCGTCGAGTGCAGCACCCCCAACGTCTACGCCGACCAGATCGAATGGATGTGCCGCAACATCAAGTACCGCGACAGCGCCATCATCTCGGTGCACCCGCACAATGACCGCGGCACCGCCGTCGCCTCGGCCGAGCTGGCCGTGATGGCCGGCGCCGACCGCGTCGAAGGCTGCCTGTTCGGCAACGGCGAACGCACCGGCAACGTCGACCTGGTCACGCTGGCGCTGAACCTGTACACCCAGGGCGTGCACCCGGGCCTGGACTTCTCCGACATCGACGTGGTGCGCCAGGTGGTCGAGGAGTGCAACCAGATCCCGGTGCACCCGCGCCACCCCTACGTCGGCGACCTGGTGTTCACCGCCTTCTCCGGCTCGCACCAGGATGCGATCAAGAAGGGCTTCGCCAAGCAAGAGGCAGGCGCCATCTGGGAAGTGCCCTACCTGCCGATCGACCCGGCCGACCTGGGCCGCAGCTACGATGCGGTGATCCGCGTCAACAGCCAGTCCGGCAAGGGCGGCACCGCCTACCTGCTGGAACAGGAATACGGCCTGGCCATGCCGCGCCGCCTGCAGATCGAATTCTCGCGCGCGATCCAGCGCGAGGCCGACGCCACCGGCAAGGAAATCAACGCCGCCGACATCTACGCCATCTTCAAGCGCGAGTACCTGGACCACAGTGAGCCCTACGTCTACCGCGCGCACCGCATGTCGGAAGACACGTCCAAGGCGGAGTCGATCAACATCGAGGTCGACATCGTGCGCAACGGCCAGCCGGTCACCGTGCGCGGCAGCGGCAACGGCCCGATCGACGCCTTCGTGCATGCGCTGGGCCTGGACATCAAGCTGATGGACTTCCATGAGCACGCCATCGGCGCCGGCGCCGACGCCCGTGCCGCCAGCTACATCGAGCTGCGCCTGAACGAAGCGCCGACCGGCTTCGGCGTGGGCATCGACGCCAACATCGTGACCGCCTCCTTCAAGGCGGTGCTGTCGGCCGTCAACCGCCAGATCGCCATCGGCGAGAGCGCCAACCAGGGCGGCTCCGCGCGCGCCAAGGCGGCCTGATCACGGAAAAACCGCCGGCGATCCCGGCGACGGCTCCTGAAAAAAACGCCGGCCTACAGGCCGGCGTTTTTCTTTTGGCGACACCGGATCGCGCCTGCCTTGCGCCAGCGCAAACCCGCATCACCGGGTGCCGCCTACAATCGGCGCTGGCCGGAC
This genomic window contains:
- a CDS encoding paraquat-inducible protein A codes for the protein MQKRPDLIVCEECDAVYHRPRLGRCEIARCQRCNAELDRDTGNRLERLLPLTVGALVLFVIANVFPIVTIELQGLSSDTTLIGAVMALARDGMSEVALLVTATTLLFPLIQMLVLFYLLLPSSRLERPPGFVLLLRLMQAARPWGMIEVFMLGILVALIKLSNMAEVIPGPALWSFGALTVLLTVVVSFNPRYIWHICEQKQALRDEVREHSA
- a CDS encoding paraquat-inducible protein A encodes the protein MSAHAHTDALRGHAGAAAPEQAQVRDAADLNVIGCHHCGSVWEDARPNERCGVCDAPLHVRKIDSLNRTWALLIAACIMYIPANLMPVMITRTLFDEQRDTILSGVIYFWTSGEWGLALVVFVASFLVPLFKLAALTVLVLSARRRSSWQRPQRAKLYRVIEVIGRWSMLDVFVVSVLTGLVKIHGFADVHAGIGIAAFGAVVVLTMLASLSFDPRLIWDDQDRTHRAGTPADAQDNEKPEGTQ
- the leuA gene encoding 2-isopropylmalate synthase, with product MMLSNPAAKYRAFPAIDLPDRTWPSKVIDTPPIWMSTDLRDGNQALIEPMNAERKLRFFELLLKTGLKEIEVGFPSASQTDFDFVRQLITENRIPDDVTIIALTQSREELIRRTVESLEGAKNAIVHLYNSVAPAFRKIVFNMSRDEIKNIAVTGAKLVKELTEARPQTQWRFEYTPESFSTTELDFSKDICDAVCDVWGPTPENKIILNLPSTVECSTPNVYADQIEWMCRNIKYRDSAIISVHPHNDRGTAVASAELAVMAGADRVEGCLFGNGERTGNVDLVTLALNLYTQGVHPGLDFSDIDVVRQVVEECNQIPVHPRHPYVGDLVFTAFSGSHQDAIKKGFAKQEAGAIWEVPYLPIDPADLGRSYDAVIRVNSQSGKGGTAYLLEQEYGLAMPRRLQIEFSRAIQREADATGKEINAADIYAIFKREYLDHSEPYVYRAHRMSEDTSKAESINIEVDIVRNGQPVTVRGSGNGPIDAFVHALGLDIKLMDFHEHAIGAGADARAASYIELRLNEAPTGFGVGIDANIVTASFKAVLSAVNRQIAIGESANQGGSARAKAA
- a CDS encoding PqiB family protein, with amino-acid sequence MTDPHDEKPALLQPRRERRRNWLPSLVWLIPIIAAVVGLTLVAKILVDRGPIVTVSFRSAEGLEAGKTKVKYKDVDIGQVQSIKLAEDRSHVLVSIQLTKEASGFDAEDTRYWVVRPRIAASGISGLGTLLSGAYIGVDAGASGETKKDFVGLEQPPIVTRDASGRQFVLHTDDLGSLDIGTPVFYRRIKVGQVMAYDLDADGRGVTLRVFVNAPYDKFITLNSRFWHASGFDMELNASGFKLHTQALSTVVLGGIAFRDRDEDEKSAPAKEGTEYQLAEDETSAMKDPDGAPQTVLLYFDQSLRGLQPGATVDFRGVVLGEVKTIGIEYDRAKGEFRMPVTVQIYPDRLGRRFSQEVATPRYSHAERLKFLVKRGLRAQLRNGNLLTGQLYVAIDFFPKAKPVQIDVAKTPLELPTIPGSLDELQTQLSEIAGKLSKVPFDEIGRDLQTTVKQLNQTLSTAEQTAARINNDIAPEMSAAMKDARKTLNAAERTLSDDAPLQQDIRQTMQELSRAAASIRVLTDYLQQHPESLIRGKQEP